A genomic window from Misgurnus anguillicaudatus unplaced genomic scaffold, ASM2758022v2 HiC_scaffold_29, whole genome shotgun sequence includes:
- the LOC141362906 gene encoding tetraspanin-10-like has product MGGMGQFLSIRRFLLFWERRNNTQKDENKPLIPKGDIKPAGSYISHVTTDDNPGNQISSSLSNNNEGPTRATSWTSLRSTAPSTSSWTKYLLKYLLITSNLLFTVLGMVTLVVGLWGLVNKESFAQEKIGGIGTDPMLLFSFLGFVLTLLSLTACVGALRENRCLLRIFSWALLFLVVVQVLAVIIAYSMQGQIVDYLRFGMLTAMARYQDDLDLRFITDEIQTGLQCCGADTYRDWEINVYFNCSAPGVQACGVPPSCCVDPLENGTVWNTQCGVGALRLDEFSAQSVIFLGGCLNGISRWIEQHSEAIGTVVVTLLGVQILTLFITSHLLQRIQRSRAQHDVY; this is encoded by the exons ATGGGAGGCATGGGGCAATTTCTATCTATTAGGAGATTTCTCCTATTCTGGGAGCGAAGAAACAACACACAGAAAGATGAGAACAAACCACTTATTCCAAAG GGAGACATAAAACCAGCTGGTTCATACATCTCACATGTGACAACGGATGACAATCCAGGAAATCAAATCAGCTCAAGTTTGTCTAACAATAATGAAGGTCCAACCAGAGCTACGTCATGGACTAGCCTCAGATCAACAGCACCCAGTACATCCAGTTGGACCAAATAccttttaaaatatcttctcaTCACCAGCAACCTTCTCTTCACCGTCCTGGGTATGGTAACCCTAGTGGTGGGACTCTGGGGTCTGGTTAATAAAGAGTCTTTTGCTCAAGAGAAGATCGGAGGTATTGGGACAGACCCCATGCTCCTCTTCTCATTCCTCGGTTTTGTCCTAACCCTTCTGAGTCTAACGGCATGCGTAGGGGCTTTACGGGAAAACCGATGTCTTCTTCGAATCTTCTCGTGGGCTCTGCTGTTCCTGGTGGTGGTTCAGGTGTTGGCGGTGATCATAGCATACAGCATGCAGGGCCAGATCGTGGATTACCTGCGTTTTGGGATGCTGACCGCTATGGCACGATACCAGGATGATCTGGACTTGAGATTCATTACTGATGAGATCCAGACGGGCCTGCAGTGCTGCGGGGCAGATACTTATAGAGACTGGGAAATCAACGT GTATTTTAATTGTTCAGCTCCGGGTGTCCAGGCCTGCGGCGTTCCCCCTTCCTGTTGTGTCGATCCACTGGAGAACGGTACGGTGTGGAACACTCAGTGTGGAGTCGGTGCCCTGCGGTTGGATGAGTTCTCAGCTCAGAGCGTTATCTTCCTGGGCGGCTGTCTGAACGGCATCTCCCGCTGGATAGAGCAACATAGTGAAGCAATTGGCACGGTAGTCGTAACCCTGCTGGGAGTTCAGATATTAACTTTGTTTATAACATCACATCTACTGCAGAGGATACAGAGGAGCAGAGCACAGCATGATGTGTATTAA